One genomic region from Mesorhizobium terrae encodes:
- a CDS encoding Lrp/AsnC family transcriptional regulator, with amino-acid sequence MSQRYPVDDLDREIIRYLTEDGRLSAAEIAGRIGSVSERTVRNRIAALLQDKMIVIGAIPDPVALGRDVQVELIIEVEPGQVDEVAILLAEYDEIGYLAATSGASNLSASLFVKDHTALLEFIDQELGKLPGVRRVESSVVLRLYKVFGTRTTPLSRVADVAGKKKG; translated from the coding sequence ATGAGCCAGCGCTACCCCGTCGATGATCTTGATCGCGAGATCATCCGGTATCTGACTGAAGACGGACGGTTGTCCGCCGCCGAGATCGCGGGGCGGATCGGCTCGGTGTCCGAGCGCACGGTCCGCAACCGCATCGCCGCGCTGCTGCAGGACAAGATGATCGTGATCGGCGCCATTCCCGATCCCGTGGCGCTGGGACGCGATGTCCAGGTCGAGCTGATCATCGAGGTCGAGCCAGGGCAGGTGGATGAGGTGGCCATCCTGCTCGCCGAGTATGACGAGATCGGTTACCTCGCCGCGACCAGCGGCGCGTCGAACCTCAGCGCCTCGCTTTTCGTCAAGGACCACACAGCGCTTCTGGAATTCATCGACCAGGAACTGGGCAAGCTGCCCGGTGTCAGGCGGGTCGAGAGCTCGGTCGTGCTGCGGCTCTACAAGGTTTTCGGCACAAGGACGACCCCGCTCAGCCGGGTGGCGGACGTTGCCGGCAAGAAGAAGGGATAG